In Carya illinoinensis cultivar Pawnee chromosome 9, C.illinoinensisPawnee_v1, whole genome shotgun sequence, the following are encoded in one genomic region:
- the LOC122276999 gene encoding uncharacterized protein LOC122276999: MTGDLDSLYASLSLTEKENEEVLVDTRMVEEVLDRGKHCLIMCLLTRKHYNHDALKATMKKVWRPVNGIKFRDLNTVFTLIEFENEGDKSKVERNGPWHFDKQLLLIKPFEGSMQINSIQIKHAAFWVRIHDLPLMARNSYVGNLVGNMLGEVIEVDLEKGEFEWGEYMRVRVLIDISQPL; the protein is encoded by the coding sequence ATGACTGGGGATTTGGACTCTTTGTACGCTTCGTTGTCCCTAACGGAGAAGGAGAACGAAGAGGTACTCGTTGATACAAGAATGGTAGAGGAGGTTTTGGATAGGGGAAAGCACTGTCTGATAATGTGCTTACTCACTAGAAAACACTATAACCACGATGCGCTCAAGGCTACAATGAAGAAAGTGTGGAGACCTGTTAACGGAATAAAGTTCAGGGATCTGAACACGGTTTTTACGCTGATTGAGTTCGAAAATGAGGGGGATAAATCGAAAGTGGAGAGGAACGGACCTTGGCATTTTGACAAACAGCTGCTCCTCATTAAACCTTTCGAAGGCTCGATGCAAATCAATTcgattcaaataaagcatgcggCATTTTGGGTACGTATTCATGACCTCCCCTTAATGGCCCGAAACTCCTATGTTGGAAATCTAGTGGGAAACATGCTGGGAGAAGTTATTGAAGTTGATTTAGAGAAAGGAGAGTTTGAATGGGGTGAATACATGAGGGTAAGAGTTCTGATTGATATATCCCAACCCCTTTAG
- the LOC122275018 gene encoding protein NUCLEAR FUSION DEFECTIVE 4-like, with product MRVTESGGGWREMKGFVLQVFLGRWFMIFASLLIMAASGSTYIFGLYSSGIKSALGYDQTTLNLLSFFKDMGGNLGLLSGLINEIAPPWVVLLIGAIMNFFGYFMIWLAVTDRISKPKLWQMCLYICIGANSQSFSNTGAVVTAVKNFPESRGSVLGLLKGLVGLSGAITTQIYHALYGDKSQSLILLIAWLPSAVSFVFLRTIRIMKIVRQSNELQVFYKLLYMSLGLAGFLMFLIIIQNRLRFTKLEYIGSACVVLLLLFLPLAIVIREEFSLWKRKGNALNVDATQVKVTTQNPPASEQHEEEPSVSLGEAPPGHRKADSCMNNIFKPPDRGEDYTILQALFSIDMLILFIATTCGFGGTLTAIDNLGQIGKSLGYPTRSISTFVSLVSIWNYLGRAMSGFASEILLVKYKFPRPLLLTCVLLLSCVGHLLIAFALPSSLYVASVIIGFSFGAQWPLVFAIISEIFGLKYYSTLYNFGTVASPVGSYILNVRVAGFLYDKEASKQMEALGVTRKAGQELTCTGQQCYRMAFIIITAVTMFGFLVSVVLVLRTRKFYKGDIYKKFREEAKAAERDMASTEMGSGQ from the coding sequence ATGCGGGTGACCGAATCCGGTGGTGGCTGGAGAGAAATGAAGGGGTTTGTGTTGCAGGTGTTCCTAGGGCGATGGTTCATGATCTTCGCGTCTTTATTAATCATGGCCGCCTCGGGTTCAACGTACATTTTCGGCCTATACTCCAGCGGCATCAAGTCAGCCTTGGGCTATGACCAAACAACGCTAAATTTGCTCAGCTTCTTCAAGGACATGGGTGGCAACCTCGGACTCTTATCCGGGCTTATCAACGAGATCGCGCCGCCATGGGTGGTTCTATTAATCGGGGCAATTATGAATTTCTTCGGCTACTTCATGATATGGCTCGCTGTTACTGATCGTATTTCCAAACCCAAGTTATGGCAAATGTGTCTGTATATTTGCATCGGCGCAAACTCGCAGTCATTTTCCAATACTGGAGCAGTAGTCACGGCTGTCAAGAACTTCCCAGAAAGCCGAGGCAGCGTTCTAGGGCTTTTGAAGGGACTTGTTGGTCTAAGCGGAGCTATTACGACTCAGATTTACCATGCTCTCTATGGGGACAAATCACAGTCTCTGATTTTGCTAATTGCTTGGCTTCCATCAGCTGTTTCTTTTGTGTTTCTTCGAACAATTCGAATAATGAAGATTGTTCGGCAATCAAACGAGCTCCAAGTTTTCTACAAGCTCCTGTATATGTCACTTGGCCTCGCCGGTTTCCTCATGTTTTTGATTATCATACAAAACAGGCTCAGGTTTACCAAGCTTGAATATATTGGAAGTGCTTGTGTTGTTCTGCTCTTACTATTTCTTCCCCTTGCAATAGTTATAAGAGAAGAATTCAGCCTATGGAAGAGAAAGGGGAACGCTCTAAATGTCGATGCCACCCAGGTCAAAGTAACAACTCAAAATCCACCAGCTTCGGAGCAGCATGAGGAGGAACCATCAGTGTCACTTGGCGAAGCTCCCCCCGGTCACCGGAAGGCGGATTCGTGCATGAACAACATATTCAAGCCGCCAGACAGAGGTGAAGACTACACCATACTGCAAGCACTTTTCAGCATCGACATGCTAATTCTGTTCATCGCCACGACATGCGGCTTCGGCGGAACATTGACAGCCATTGACAACTTAGGTCAGATTGGAAAGTCGTTAGGCTATCCAACTCGCAGCATCAGCACCTTCGTGTCCCTCGTGAGCATTTGGAATTACCTCGGACGAGCCATGTCCGGCTTTGCTTCCGAAATCTTATTAGTCAAATACAAATTTCCTCGTCCCCTACTGCTCACTTGTGTCCTCCTTTTGTCTtgtgtcggccatttactaatTGCATTTGCTCTCCCAAGCTCTCTTTACGTTGCCTCAGTGATTATTGGATTCAGCTTTGGAGCCCAATGGCCATTAGTATTCGCCATTATATCTGAGATCTTTGGCCTCAAATATTACTCCACCTTGTATAATTTTGGTACTGTTGCAAGCCCAGTTGGGTCTTACATTCTCAATGTCCGAGTGGCCGGTTTTTTATATGATAAAGAAGCTTCGAAGCAGATGGAAGCCTTGGGTGTGACCAGGAAGGCTGGACAGGAGTTGACATGCACAGGCCAACAATGTTATAGAATGGCATTCATTATAATCACGGCAGTAACGATGTTCGGGTTCCTTGTTTCTGTTGTTTTGGTGCTTCGGACGAGGAAATTTTACAAAGGTGATATCTACAAGAAGTTTAGAGAGGAAGCAAAGGCTGCAGAAAGGGATATGGCTTCCACGGAAATGGGATCCGGCCAATGA